In the genome of Carnobacterium pleistocenium FTR1, one region contains:
- a CDS encoding LTA synthase family protein, which produces MNNIKRLLQTRLGFFSLAVILFWIKTYIGYRADFSLGVEGIMQQFILLINPIAATIILFSIALYFKNSKKAYIALLAVYVVMSVLFFSNILYYREFSDFLSVSTILGVGNVAGGLGASTFALLNATDFLYFIDIVFLIALLAFKKVTMDPRPFKKRYALAATIVGFTLFAGNLALAESDRPQLLARTFDRNYIVKYLGINFFTVYDGYQTAQANQVKASADESDIEGVLTYVDEHFAEADAEMYGIAEDRNVIFLHLESFQQFLIDYELETETGESLEVAPFINSIYHDEDTQSFSNFFHQTGQGKTADSEMLLENSLFGLPQGGAFTQVGESNTFQSASQILSSEKDYTSAMFHGNVGSFWNRDNTYKSMGIDYFFDDESYSFTEENMLEYGMKDKIFFKESIQYLEQLPQPFYSKFITVSNHFPYPLDEANADFPAATTNDDTVNNYFVTAHYLDQAIEEFFNYLKDSGLYDNSVIVLYGDHYGISNSRNESLAPLLGKDPETWSSYDNAMLQKVPYMVHIPGSGNGKINTQYGAQVDSLPTLLHLLGIETKGNILLGTDLFSEDHDETVAFRDGNFVSPKYTVSGSSIYDTETGELLVDPSEEVLAEVEQLREDVSTQLSLSDSILTSDLLRFYTPEGLVSTDAADYDYRNQLDRMKALNEGLGTSATSIYSQNANQSTVDLYKTNAPELLDTPEETQTVVETENPDIKITE; this is translated from the coding sequence GTGAACAATATAAAAAGATTGCTACAAACCAGGCTGGGATTTTTTTCCCTTGCCGTGATTCTATTTTGGATCAAAACATATATAGGGTATCGAGCAGATTTTTCTCTTGGTGTTGAGGGAATCATGCAGCAATTTATTTTATTGATCAATCCAATTGCCGCAACGATTATTTTATTTTCGATTGCGCTTTACTTTAAGAATTCTAAAAAAGCATATATTGCTTTACTAGCTGTTTATGTTGTCATGTCAGTTTTATTTTTTTCAAATATTCTCTATTACAGAGAGTTTTCAGATTTCCTATCGGTCAGTACGATTTTGGGCGTTGGAAATGTTGCAGGTGGCTTAGGAGCAAGTACGTTTGCTTTATTGAATGCAACTGACTTCCTCTACTTTATTGATATTGTTTTCTTAATCGCTTTATTAGCCTTTAAGAAAGTAACAATGGATCCACGTCCGTTCAAAAAGCGTTATGCTTTGGCAGCCACAATTGTTGGGTTCACACTTTTTGCAGGCAACTTAGCATTAGCCGAAAGTGATCGTCCACAATTGCTAGCTCGTACATTTGACCGTAATTACATTGTTAAGTATCTTGGTATAAACTTCTTCACCGTTTACGATGGTTATCAAACTGCTCAAGCAAATCAAGTTAAAGCTAGTGCTGATGAGTCAGACATTGAAGGTGTCTTAACCTACGTTGATGAACACTTTGCTGAAGCTGATGCTGAAATGTATGGTATTGCTGAAGATCGTAATGTTATCTTTTTACATTTAGAAAGTTTCCAACAATTTCTGATTGACTATGAGTTAGAAACTGAAACTGGTGAATCTCTTGAAGTTGCGCCATTTATCAACAGTATCTACCATGATGAGGATACACAAAGTTTCAGCAATTTCTTCCACCAAACTGGTCAAGGAAAAACAGCTGATTCTGAAATGTTGCTTGAAAATTCACTATTTGGCTTGCCTCAAGGTGGTGCCTTTACACAAGTTGGAGAAAGCAATACTTTCCAATCTGCTTCACAAATCTTAAGTTCAGAAAAAGATTATACGAGTGCCATGTTCCATGGTAACGTTGGCTCTTTCTGGAACAGAGATAACACGTACAAATCGATGGGAATTGATTACTTCTTTGATGATGAATCTTATTCTTTCACCGAAGAAAATATGTTAGAGTACGGAATGAAGGATAAAATATTCTTCAAAGAATCAATTCAATATTTAGAACAACTGCCACAACCGTTTTATTCTAAATTTATTACTGTATCTAATCACTTCCCTTATCCATTGGATGAAGCGAATGCGGACTTTCCAGCTGCTACAACTAACGACGATACAGTCAACAATTATTTTGTGACAGCTCATTATTTAGATCAAGCTATTGAAGAATTCTTTAATTATCTAAAAGATTCCGGTTTATATGATAATTCGGTTATCGTTCTTTACGGCGATCACTATGGTATTTCCAATTCAAGAAATGAATCGTTGGCGCCTTTACTAGGCAAAGATCCTGAAACTTGGTCAAGTTATGATAATGCTATGTTACAAAAAGTTCCTTATATGGTTCACATTCCTGGATCTGGTAATGGGAAAATCAACACGCAGTATGGAGCACAAGTAGACAGCCTTCCCACTCTTCTCCATTTACTAGGTATTGAAACAAAAGGTAACATTTTACTTGGAACAGATTTATTCTCTGAAGATCATGATGAAACTGTTGCTTTCCGTGATGGAAATTTTGTGAGTCCTAAATACACCGTTAGCGGTTCAAGTATTTACGATACAGAAACTGGTGAATTACTTGTAGACCCTTCTGAAGAAGTTCTTGCGGAAGTTGAACAACTAAGAGAAGACGTTAGCACACAACTAAGTTTGTCTGACAGTATTCTAACAAGTGATTTATTGCGCTTCTATACTCCTGAAGGACTTGTTTCTACTGATGCAGCTGATTACGATTACCGTAACCAATTGGACCGTATGAAAGCTCTAAATGAGGGCCTAGGTACAAGCGCTACAAGTATCTATAGTCAAAACGCCAATCAATCTACGGTTGATTTGTACAAAACTAATGCCCCAGAGCTATTAGATACTCCTGAAGAAACACAAACAGTTGTTGAGACAGAGAATCCAGATATCAAGATTACAGAATAA
- a CDS encoding VanZ family protein, protein MIFMQPFFEWIESRFGESINHFPLVELVIYSIDHALFYFMFWIIGRGSILAIKMKNKKPIKWRRELILSAFIFYILLLIHLTVFRGENSINNVTIILRPLSEINWVPFVETAKLTEGTSLFDYYYNLYGNILWFIPMGFGAAYLMKKRYYFLRSLLIGIAISFLIETMQFLFYTGVSDIDDLIFNTIGTIIGIGLFEISQWLYKKGQKKKNT, encoded by the coding sequence ATGATATTTATGCAACCCTTCTTTGAATGGATTGAATCAAGGTTTGGGGAATCAATCAATCACTTTCCGCTAGTAGAATTAGTTATTTACAGTATTGATCATGCTCTTTTTTACTTTATGTTTTGGATTATTGGACGTGGCAGTATTCTTGCTATTAAAATGAAAAATAAAAAACCAATAAAATGGCGAAGAGAACTAATTTTAAGTGCATTCATTTTTTATATTCTACTCTTAATTCATTTAACGGTCTTTCGCGGGGAAAACTCCATTAATAATGTGACAATTATTTTGCGTCCTTTAAGTGAAATCAATTGGGTTCCTTTTGTAGAGACGGCTAAATTAACTGAGGGAACATCCTTGTTTGATTACTACTATAATTTATACGGGAATATTCTTTGGTTTATTCCAATGGGATTCGGCGCAGCTTATTTAATGAAGAAAAGGTATTATTTCCTTCGTTCACTATTAATTGGAATAGCAATTTCATTTTTAATTGAAACGATGCAATTTCTTTTCTATACAGGTGTCTCGGATATTGATGACTTGATCTTTAATACAATTGGAACAATAATTGGTATTGGCTTATTTGAAATTAGTCAATGGCTGTACAAAAAAGGGCAAAAGAAAAAAAACACTTGA
- a CDS encoding class I SAM-dependent rRNA methyltransferase produces MEKYKLKRRATQMVRDGYPVLLKEDFVKEPIESEGTIVELLDDNKKFVARGYLAKQNKGDGWILTLNENEKIDQSFFEHVFSQALAERAELKSNEQTNAYRFFNGEGDGLGGLTIDVYADYYVFSWYSAGIYKHQEMILKAFLSTVPDVKGVYEKMRYQTKTKPETDHVFGEEAPEPLLIKENGITYATYLNDGLMTGIFLDQRNVRNSILENYSMDKTVLNTFSYTGAFSVAAAKGGASHTTSVDLANRSLEKTKEQFAVNGLDPELQTIRVMDVFDYFRYAIRKQLKFDTVIVDPPSFARSKKRTFSVAKDYTALLEDIIDITNEDGVIIASTNAANISTERFEQFIETAFDHKGLSYQILEKFTLPEDFKNNPHYPQSDYLKVYVIRKEN; encoded by the coding sequence GTGGAAAAATACAAATTAAAAAGACGAGCAACGCAAATGGTTAGAGATGGTTACCCAGTATTGTTAAAAGAAGATTTTGTAAAAGAACCTATCGAATCTGAAGGAACGATTGTTGAACTTTTGGATGACAACAAAAAGTTTGTTGCACGCGGTTATCTGGCTAAGCAAAATAAAGGTGATGGTTGGATTTTAACGTTAAATGAAAATGAAAAAATTGATCAATCTTTTTTTGAACATGTATTTAGTCAAGCATTAGCTGAACGCGCTGAACTTAAATCTAATGAGCAAACGAATGCTTACCGTTTCTTTAACGGTGAAGGAGACGGACTTGGAGGATTGACGATCGATGTTTACGCTGATTACTATGTTTTCTCATGGTACAGTGCAGGAATCTATAAACACCAAGAAATGATTCTGAAAGCTTTTCTTTCAACTGTTCCAGACGTTAAAGGTGTTTATGAAAAAATGAGATACCAAACAAAAACGAAACCAGAAACGGATCATGTTTTTGGTGAAGAAGCACCGGAACCTTTGTTGATCAAAGAAAATGGGATAACTTATGCCACTTATCTAAACGATGGATTAATGACTGGGATATTCTTGGATCAACGCAATGTTCGCAATAGTATTCTTGAAAATTATTCAATGGATAAAACCGTATTAAATACTTTTAGCTATACTGGAGCGTTCTCAGTGGCTGCAGCAAAAGGTGGAGCTAGTCATACAACAAGTGTAGATTTAGCAAACCGTAGTCTAGAAAAAACAAAAGAACAATTTGCAGTAAACGGATTAGATCCAGAATTGCAAACGATTCGAGTAATGGATGTATTTGATTACTTCAGATATGCTATCCGGAAACAATTAAAATTTGATACGGTAATTGTTGATCCGCCAAGTTTTGCTCGTTCGAAAAAAAGAACGTTCAGCGTTGCTAAAGATTATACAGCACTACTAGAAGATATTATCGACATTACGAATGAAGATGGCGTGATTATTGCTTCGACCAATGCTGCAAATATCTCAACTGAAAGATTTGAGCAATTCATTGAAACGGCGTTTGATCACAAAGGACTATCTTATCAAATTTTAGAAAAATTTACTCTTCCTGAAGATTTCAAGAACAATCCTCACTATCCACAAAGCGATTATTTGAAAGTATATGTGATTCGCAAAGAGAACTGA
- the ybaK gene encoding Cys-tRNA(Pro) deacylase, with the protein MKKNKIQKTNAIRQLESNTISYQTYEFPWSDDHLGAEAVFEQLKVPKERIYKTLVIIGDKSGVIVACIPGTSELDLKALAKVSGNKKVELLPLTDLEKTTGYIRGGCSPIGMKKKFPTFISDRAESMEKVIVSAGKRGMQIEMNPIELKNLIKAEFVSIEAE; encoded by the coding sequence ATGAAAAAGAACAAAATACAAAAGACAAATGCTATTAGACAATTAGAAAGCAATACTATTTCATATCAAACGTATGAATTTCCGTGGAGTGATGACCACTTAGGCGCTGAAGCAGTCTTTGAACAACTAAAGGTACCTAAAGAACGGATATACAAAACCTTGGTGATTATTGGTGATAAATCAGGTGTGATAGTAGCTTGTATACCAGGTACTAGCGAACTAGATTTAAAAGCTTTGGCTAAAGTCAGTGGCAATAAAAAGGTTGAATTGTTGCCTTTAACAGATTTAGAAAAAACAACTGGGTACATCCGTGGAGGTTGTTCACCTATTGGAATGAAAAAGAAATTTCCAACTTTTATTTCTGACCGAGCTGAATCAATGGAGAAAGTCATTGTCTCAGCAGGAAAAAGAGGAATGCAAATTGAAATGAATCCAATAGAATTGAAAAATTTGATTAAAGCTGAATTTGTGTCCATTGAAGCAGAATAA